The DNA region TATTAATTGATGGTGTAAGTATGAAAGAGGAAAAAATCATGGATTTGATTGGTAATAGAACTAACGTTATTTTTGTTGGTGGATCTGCAGGTGATGACTTTAAATTTTTAAAAACGCATGTTTGTGCAAATGGAAAGGCATTTACTGATTCAGCAGTTCTTGTTATGTTGAAAATAAATACCAATGCTGAGTTTAGTATTATTAAAACACAAAGTTTCAAAGTTTCGGACTACACCTTAATTGCAAATAAAGTCAATGAAGCAACAAGGGAAGTCATTGAATTTAATAACAGACCTGCAATTTTGGAATATGCAGATGCGGTAGGTGCAGCTTCAATTGAGGACGCACCAAAATACTTTATGACCAATCCTGTAGGTTTATTAGTTGGAGAAAATAATCTATTCATACGGAGCCCCCAACAATTAAAAGGGACAAATATAGTGTTTTTTTGCAATATATTAGAAAATATGGAGGTAAGATTACTTGAGTCCACAGATATTATTGAAGACACTAAGAAAGCTATTGAAAATAAAATATATGAATTTGGCCAGATCGATGGTATCATAAATTTTCATTGCATAGAGCGTACACATGAATTGGAGAAAAAGAATCTTGAAAAGCAGTACGGTAAAATATTTAGTGATATTCCAACAATAGGGTTTTCCACTTATGGTGAAGAATTTATAGGCCATATGAACCAGACTTCTGCTATGCTGGTTTTTAGATTAAAACCAAATTCATAAATAATTATTAATCTTCAGCCATAAATTTAAACAAAAGTATTGATATAATTAAAACATTTTGAAACGGAGAGTTATATTATGGATAGTGTACAAAGTTATTTAAGTGATGTCAATATACTTATTGTGGATGATTGTTCTTTAAGTGTTAACGTATTGATCATGATACTTGAGCAGAAGGGATACAATGTTAGAGATACTTTCAGCAGTGAATTGGCGCTACAGTATGCAAGAGAAAATCCACCAGACATGATTTTACTTAAAACCAATATACCTGCTATGGATGGGTATAAATTATGTGAGATTTTAAAAAGTGAGGAAAAGCTTAAGAAAATCCCGATAATTTTCATTGTTACAGACAACGAGACTTTTGACAAGGATAGAGTATTTGCTTGTGGAGGAGCTGACTATATAACTATGCCTTTTAATAATAAAGAAGTTCTTGCACGGATTGAGACACATTTAAAACTTCCATTCATGCAACAAAGATATAAAGCTTTAGAAAATAACGTAAGGGAGAAAGAATCACAACTAGAACAAATAACTGCTGAATTTAAAGAATTTAATGTTATATTAGAAGAAGAAATTACTGAACGTACAAAAACTGAAGATGCATTAAAGGAAAGTGAAAGACAACTACGATACTCATTAGAATTGCAAAAAAAACAGAGGAAGAAAGAAAAAGACTAGATCAGATTAAGGAGTATGATAGGATTAGAACAGAATTTTTTTCTAATATTTCTCATGAGTTAAGAACTCCAATAAATGTTATTCTTTCTGCACTTCAGGTACATGAACTTAAACTAGAAGAATTTCCATGCAAGAATTCAAATACAGATGTATATAAATATATAAAAATAATGAAGCAAAATTGTTTTCGCCTTTTGAGATTAGTTAATAATTTGATTGATATTACCAAAATAGATTCAGGATATTTTGATATAAATGAAACTAATAATAATATAATAAAGCTTGTAGAAGATATAACTTTATCTGTAGCTGATTATATAGAAGA from Clostridium pasteurianum BC1 includes:
- a CDS encoding FIST signal transduction protein, encoding MSGKIKDIIDNIIRERSKGNPAIAEMTKAKLILKGINPSKFDGYSADDPVIIEELLNISHLLNVKNLEKNNVKIKSAFSTKFLEEEVVFDIRNQLNVCNGKLVVYFASSSYDQGRLSNLMKAAFENSTVVGCSTAGEIVSGEILKNSVVAMSINSNIVSDVKVEIIENMKENLSVEAAFTSFEKYFNESSYTMDSTKYVGIVLIDGVSMKEEKIMDLIGNRTNVIFVGGSAGDDFKFLKTHVCANGKAFTDSAVLVMLKINTNAEFSIIKTQSFKVSDYTLIANKVNEATREVIEFNNRPAILEYADAVGAASIEDAPKYFMTNPVGLLVGENNLFIRSPQQLKGTNIVFFCNILENMEVRLLESTDIIEDTKKAIENKIYEFGQIDGIINFHCIERTHELEKKNLEKQYGKIFSDIPTIGFSTYGEEFIGHMNQTSAMLVFRLKPNS
- a CDS encoding response regulator translates to MDSVQSYLSDVNILIVDDCSLSVNVLIMILEQKGYNVRDTFSSELALQYARENPPDMILLKTNIPAMDGYKLCEILKSEEKLKKIPIIFIVTDNETFDKDRVFACGGADYITMPFNNKEVLARIETHLKLPFMQQRYKALENNVREKESQLEQITAEFKEFNVILEEEITERTKTEDALKESERQLRYSLELQKKQRKKEKD